The following nucleotide sequence is from Dehalogenimonas formicexedens.
GGGCGGCCTTCGGTCCTGGCCTGGTCAGACACCCGGAGTCGCCCACGCCGGAGGTAAAAGCCAAAGCCGGGCAAGCCCTCGCTGAGGCACGAAGAGCCATGCTTTCGGGTGATTGGGATGTCGTCATCATGGATGAAGTCAACATCGTTACTGGTTGGGGCTGGCTGGAGACTCGCGACGTGGTACAGCTGATTAAAGATCGCCCGGAGCATGTTGAGTTAGTCCTCACCGGGCGCCTGGCTCCTCAGGAAGTTATCGATGCCGCCGATCTAGTCACCGAGATGGTCAAGGTCAAGCATCCCTACGACCGCGGCATACCGGCACGGCGCGGCATCGAATATTAGCTGGACAATGGGTCTCCAGCTACAATGTCCCGGTCTTCAATTCGCCCCTTGGTTCGTAAGTGGCGATTATCACACCGGTTGTTGACGTCTTAGAATCGATCAATTTGAAATCCTGCGCCAAGGTTCCGTCTGAGAACAGTCTTTTACCACTGCCTCCAACGGTGACCGGGAAGGTCCAGATGTACATTCGATCGATCAGATGATTTTTGAGTAGAGTCTGGATCAGATTACCGCTTCCGTGCACCCAAAGGTCCGGTCCATCCTTTGTTTTCAATTTCTTGATCTGATTCACCACATCCCCTGT
It contains:
- the cobO gene encoding cob(I)yrinic acid a,c-diamide adenosyltransferase; its protein translation is MENEKQVADYCHSAALTYEPLKRGLTQVFTGGGKGKTSAGIGTAVRASGRGYRVYIVYFMNQNYDSGEQEVLHCLPGVKWAAFGPGLVRHPESPTPEVKAKAGQALAEARRAMLSGDWDVVIMDEVNIVTGWGWLETRDVVQLIKDRPEHVELVLTGRLAPQEVIDAADLVTEMVKVKHPYDRGIPARRGIEY